The following coding sequences lie in one Euhalothece natronophila Z-M001 genomic window:
- a CDS encoding metallophosphoesterase family protein, translating into MSHWAILSGIEGNLAAYEAVLADIKQQEIPVTEIYILGDVIGLGGNNEEVVKRIQFPQSGEVEPQVCTGWWEEQCFNLYALSGFGDAPELKERYGSDGVLKLWESVSRETVQWLRNLAFGFHEEDCLLIHGSTVSYDDELTPETPAIQICDRVLRAEANTLFCGRSGLAFEYCLENANVNSTVRTLDQATNDSSETQPLLRVIGVGNVGRNANQGTYTLYEPVTGEVKFQTVNFPITLLG; encoded by the coding sequence ATGAGTCATTGGGCAATTTTAAGTGGTATTGAAGGGAATTTAGCGGCTTACGAAGCAGTTCTTGCGGATATTAAGCAACAAGAAATTCCTGTCACTGAGATTTATATTTTAGGGGATGTGATTGGACTAGGAGGGAATAATGAAGAGGTGGTCAAACGCATTCAGTTTCCCCAGTCTGGTGAAGTAGAACCACAAGTTTGTACAGGTTGGTGGGAAGAACAATGTTTTAATTTATATGCACTGAGTGGCTTTGGCGATGCACCAGAATTGAAGGAACGTTATGGCTCTGATGGTGTCTTAAAACTCTGGGAGTCGGTTTCCCGAGAGACAGTGCAATGGTTACGCAATTTGGCTTTTGGGTTTCATGAGGAAGACTGTTTACTAATTCATGGCAGCACAGTGAGTTATGATGACGAATTAACCCCTGAAACGCCAGCCATTCAAATCTGCGATCGCGTTTTACGAGCAGAAGCTAATACTCTTTTTTGTGGACGTTCTGGACTTGCATTTGAATACTGTCTGGAAAATGCCAATGTTAACTCCACAGTTCGCACTTTAGATCAGGCTACTAATGATTCTTCAGAAACCCAACCTTTACTACGAGTGATTGGTGTTGGAAATGTGGGAAGAAATGCGAATCAGGGAACTTATACTCTTTATGAACCAGTAACAGGAGAAGTGAAGTTTCAAACCGTTAAC
- a CDS encoding metallophosphoesterase family protein, with product MKLAVISCIHGNYEALKAVLSDIEAQKADHIYCLGDLVGYGPYPNEVVELIRSLNIPTCQGCWDEDVVEGLDACECSYPSQIAEKRGRIAHEWTNEVIKPENREYLANLPMTLSYNNLCFVHGSPNSQHEYLLPDTSAFIAMERVLSTGADTLFCGHTHIPYVRHLDNMNLSVKIQDTQAREQQQHFTTPLKQIINAGSVGEPRHGKPDATYVLYDTETHEVTLREVPYNYTETCLAILEQGLPPIFAWRLARGMEFAEKADDPTHVCQK from the coding sequence ATGAAATTAGCGGTTATTTCCTGCATTCATGGCAATTACGAAGCGCTAAAAGCCGTTTTATCCGATATTGAAGCACAAAAAGCCGATCACATTTATTGTCTTGGAGATTTAGTTGGATATGGCCCTTACCCCAATGAAGTAGTAGAGTTAATTCGTTCTCTCAACATTCCCACCTGTCAAGGCTGTTGGGATGAAGATGTAGTGGAGGGATTAGATGCTTGTGAATGTAGCTATCCTTCCCAGATTGCAGAAAAACGAGGCAGAATTGCCCATGAATGGACAAACGAGGTAATTAAACCTGAAAACCGTGAATACTTAGCCAATCTTCCTATGACGCTAAGTTACAACAATCTTTGTTTTGTTCATGGTAGCCCCAACAGCCAACATGAATATTTATTACCAGATACTTCTGCATTCATTGCGATGGAACGGGTTTTATCCACAGGGGCAGATACTTTATTCTGTGGACATACTCATATTCCCTATGTCCGTCACCTAGACAATATGAACTTATCGGTGAAAATTCAAGACACACAAGCAAGAGAACAACAACAACACTTTACCACTCCCCTCAAACAAATTATTAATGCTGGCTCAGTAGGAGAACCGCGTCATGGTAAGCCTGATGCAACTTATGTTTTGTACGATACAGAAACCCACGAAGTTACCTTACGGGAAGTTCCTTATAACTACACTGAAACTTGTTTAGCCATTTTAGAACAGGGATTACCTCCTATTTTTGCTTGGCGGTTAGCACGAGGGATGGAATTTGCAGAAAAAGCAGATGATCCCACTCACGTTTGTCAGAAATAA
- a CDS encoding CobW family GTP-binding protein, translated as MSSLSLIAVAGPSGSGKTTWINQFLGEQTTPAYYLRPGLEKASVDIGAINYRFPSVEVVSDTQAQTVLSQRLRLPKRKAPALTVGQLPEKATVYMEVGFHLDLASSCLTSFPFHRVAVLPPEMESSQWHEWADQVVQGNSVESARNGQLPNIWCTPLRGQVFDPASLDTIWTELTGGAYGQVQRAKGIFEVPDGSLVQIDFVDGLSGSEYRNLNVSPWLDGRPNRFSGLEVVGWELEESAIAQAVLDSCLSDHVIKQYQSYYQEVVSS; from the coding sequence ATGAGTTCTCTTTCTCTCATTGCCGTTGCTGGCCCCTCAGGGAGTGGTAAAACAACTTGGATTAATCAGTTTTTAGGAGAACAGACAACTCCCGCTTATTATCTCCGCCCTGGCTTAGAGAAGGCTTCAGTTGATATCGGAGCTATTAATTATCGCTTTCCTTCTGTTGAGGTGGTTTCGGATACCCAAGCCCAAACGGTACTGAGTCAGAGATTACGCCTTCCTAAACGGAAGGCGCCTGCTCTGACCGTTGGTCAGCTACCCGAAAAAGCAACAGTTTATATGGAAGTAGGGTTTCATCTAGATTTAGCCTCGTCTTGTCTTACCTCATTTCCGTTTCATCGAGTGGCAGTTTTACCGCCAGAAATGGAGTCATCACAATGGCATGAGTGGGCGGATCAAGTGGTGCAAGGAAATAGCGTTGAATCGGCTCGTAATGGGCAATTACCCAATATTTGGTGTACTCCTCTCAGGGGACAAGTTTTTGATCCAGCTAGTTTAGATACTATTTGGACAGAATTGACTGGGGGGGCTTATGGACAAGTGCAACGGGCAAAGGGAATTTTTGAAGTGCCTGATGGGAGTCTTGTGCAGATTGATTTTGTTGATGGGCTTTCTGGTAGTGAGTATCGAAATTTAAATGTTTCTCCTTGGCTAGATGGGCGGCCGAATCGTTTTAGTGGTCTGGAAGTGGTGGGTTGGGAATTAGAGGAAAGCGCGATCGCGCAAGCAGTATTAGACAGTTGTTTATCTGATCACGTTATCAAACAGTATCAAAGTTATTATCAAGAGGTAGTGTCATCATGA
- a CDS encoding B12-binding domain-containing radical SAM protein: MRALLLYPLFPESFWSFNKAIALVNRKAFLPPLGLITVPAILPQDWDFKLVDRNVRDVTEEEWEWAEIVIVSAMIVQKEDFNAQIQEAKRRGKPVAVGGPYPTALPHEARESGADYLVLDEGEITLPKFVEALERGETSGEFRAEEKPDVTQTPIPRYDLLELEAYDNMSAQFSRGCPFQCEFCDIIVLYGRKPRTKTPEQFLAELETLYQLGWQRSIFVVDDNFIGNKRNVKLLLRELKTWMVERNYPFTLNTEASVDLAQDPELMELMVEANFNSVFLGIETPDEESLALTKKHQNTRDPLSESVKTIMRYGLRVTAGFIIGFDGEKPRAGERIVQFVNNTSITLAMFSMLQALPDTGLWNRLQREGRMLGDSANINQTTLMNFSPTRPIEDIAKEYIEAFWELYDPQNYLDRAYNQFLLIGEPKHKRKSRKIDFVTLRAMAIVFWRQGVLRKTRWTFWKYLFHIYRAKPKLWGSYLSLCALGEHFLAYRELVKEKIEAQLDAYLKAKASQETAEATSETPELTVTSSDREHNSAA; the protein is encoded by the coding sequence ATGCGTGCCTTACTACTTTATCCTCTATTTCCCGAAAGTTTTTGGTCTTTTAATAAAGCCATTGCCTTAGTTAATCGTAAAGCCTTTTTACCCCCTTTAGGCTTAATTACCGTTCCTGCAATTCTCCCCCAAGACTGGGACTTCAAGCTAGTTGACCGTAATGTGCGAGACGTAACAGAAGAAGAATGGGAATGGGCAGAAATCGTCATTGTTTCGGCAATGATTGTCCAAAAAGAAGACTTTAACGCCCAAATTCAGGAAGCAAAACGGCGAGGAAAACCTGTGGCTGTTGGGGGTCCCTATCCCACGGCTTTACCCCATGAAGCCCGAGAAAGTGGGGCAGATTATCTAGTGCTTGATGAAGGAGAAATTACCCTTCCGAAATTTGTAGAAGCATTGGAACGCGGAGAAACCAGCGGTGAATTTCGTGCCGAAGAAAAACCCGATGTCACTCAAACCCCAATTCCTCGCTATGACTTACTAGAATTGGAAGCCTACGACAACATGTCGGCACAATTCTCTCGGGGATGTCCCTTTCAATGTGAATTTTGCGATATTATTGTTCTCTATGGGCGGAAACCACGGACGAAGACCCCTGAACAATTCCTTGCTGAATTAGAAACTCTTTACCAACTGGGATGGCAACGTAGCATCTTTGTGGTAGATGATAACTTCATTGGGAATAAGCGCAATGTGAAGTTATTGTTGCGAGAGTTAAAGACTTGGATGGTAGAAAGAAATTATCCCTTTACTCTCAACACTGAGGCTTCTGTGGATCTCGCCCAAGATCCAGAGTTGATGGAGTTAATGGTGGAGGCGAATTTTAATTCTGTCTTCCTGGGAATCGAAACCCCTGATGAAGAAAGTTTAGCCTTAACCAAAAAACATCAAAATACCCGTGATCCCCTTTCGGAATCGGTGAAAACAATTATGCGCTATGGCTTACGAGTGACAGCAGGCTTTATTATTGGTTTCGATGGGGAGAAACCAAGAGCCGGAGAACGCATTGTTCAATTTGTGAATAATACCTCGATTACTCTGGCGATGTTCAGTATGTTGCAAGCCCTCCCCGATACAGGGTTATGGAATCGTTTGCAACGAGAAGGACGGATGCTAGGAGACAGTGCCAATATTAATCAAACCACTTTGATGAATTTTTCCCCTACTCGTCCTATTGAAGATATTGCTAAGGAGTATATTGAGGCGTTTTGGGAGTTATATGATCCGCAAAATTATCTCGATCGCGCTTACAATCAATTTCTCCTCATTGGCGAACCCAAGCATAAGCGAAAGTCTCGCAAGATAGACTTTGTCACCCTTCGCGCTATGGCAATTGTCTTTTGGCGGCAAGGGGTATTACGGAAAACTCGCTGGACATTTTGGAAATATCTGTTCCATATTTATCGCGCGAAACCCAAACTCTGGGGAAGTTACCTCTCTCTGTGCGCTTTAGGAGAACATTTCTTAGCCTATCGTGAACTGGTGAAAGAAAAAATCGAAGCCCAGTTAGACGCATATTTGAAAGCTAAAGCAAGTCAAGAAACAGCAGAGGCTACTTCTGAAACGCCAGAGTTAACGGTTACCAGCAGCGATCGCGAACATAATTCCGCCGCTTAA